A window of the Helianthus annuus cultivar XRQ/B chromosome 4, HanXRQr2.0-SUNRISE, whole genome shotgun sequence genome harbors these coding sequences:
- the LOC110933036 gene encoding uncharacterized protein LOC110933036, with translation MSNLSKLEFTALDISGNNYLPWTLDAKIHLTANNLGETIIDGNQTSPQDQAKAMIFLRDHLHEDLKREYLTVGDPLELWTNIKERFDHQKLVLLPKARYEWLHLRLQDFKTVSEYNSELKLCGEKLTDEDMLEKSFSTLYATNMLRSQQYREQTLIGTTSSVSNLIKGSGRAQITLSSGTQLSIDNALYSSRSRRNLLSFKDNRKNGYHLKTIAENKIEYLQITSSKNGQETIVEQLEALSSGLYCTNINPMESYMLSNQKLLDKDTFNIWHDRLGHLVA, from the exons ATGTCTAACTTATCAAAGCTTGAATTCACCGCACTTGACATCTCGGGTAACAACTACCTCCCATGGACTCTTGATGCTAAAATTCATTTGACAGCAAATAATTTGGGGGAGACAATTATTGATGGTAATCAAACTTCACCTCAAGATCAAGCGAAAGCTATGATATTCCTCCGCGATCATCTTCACGAAGATTTAAAGCGGGAATATCTAACTGTTGGGGACCCCCTTGAATTATGGACAAACATCAAAGAACGttttgaccaccagaagttggtctTACTCCCCAAAGCCCGCTATGAATGGCTTCATTTACGACTACAGGATTTTAAGACTGTCAGTGAATATAATTCTGAGTTAAAATTATGTGGTGAAAAACTAACCGATGAAGACATGCTTGAAAAAAGTTTCTCAACGTTATATGCCACAAACATGCTCCGGTCGCAACAATACCGGGAAC AGACACTGATTGGTACTACATCTAGTGTCAGTAACCTTATCAAAGGCTCCGGTAGAGCACAAATAACATTATCTTCGGGTACCCAATTAAGTATTGATAACGCATTATATTCTAGTAGATCCAGAAGAAATTTGCTCAGCTTTAAAGACAATCGAAAAAACGGTTACCACCTAAAAACAATAGCTGAAAATAAAATTGAATATCTTCAAATTACTTCAAGCAAAAATGGTCAAGAAACCATTGttgaacaattagaagccttatcctctggattatattgtactaatatcaATCCTATGGAATCATACATGTTGAGTAACCAAAAGCTGTTAGATAAAGacacattcaatatatggcatgACCGTTTAGGTCACctggtagcataa